GCCAGGGTTTCCAGTATCGCAGTACGGACTTGGTTTTCTGAGAGATTCGAGGTGTCCCTTCCTACAATACGGGAGAGATGTTTGCGTCCGGCTTCCACTCCTTTATTTTTAAGAACTTTGGTGGCTTTTAATGCTTCTTCAATGAGGTTGCGGTTTGCAATTCCGTAAAAAACCAGTATGGAGGCTACCGGATAATATACCATGAATGTTTTTTGTGCCAAAAAGATCAAGCCCTGGAAAAATACGCCTGTAATCACTATCAGTAAAATGGTAATGATTGCTCCTTTAATTTTCCGGTTCGTGCCGGAATTGAATTTTTGCTCCGTTACAGCGATGGCTTTTCCAAATACACGAACGGGATGCGGAAGCCACCGGGGATCTCCGATAAGGGCATCCAGCAATAAGCCGGTAATTAGGGGGATGATTATAAACAGCTCACTGTCCATTGTACAATGCTTTTAAACAGACGTTCAAATTCTCCGTCAACAGTTTGTTATGAGAGGGTTTCTGAACGGCCAAACGGATGTACTTTTCATTCAGGCCTCTGAAGTTCGAGGCATCCCTTAT
The sequence above is drawn from the Bacteroidales bacterium genome and encodes:
- the cobD gene encoding cobalamin biosynthesis protein CobD, translating into MDSELFIIIPLITGLLLDALIGDPRWLPHPVRVFGKAIAVTEQKFNSGTNRKIKGAIITILLIVITGVFFQGLIFLAQKTFMVYYPVASILVFYGIANRNLIEEALKATKVLKNKGVEAGRKHLSRIVGRDTSNLSENQVRTAILETLAENLSDGVIAPLFYYAIGGIPLMFIYKMVNTIDSMIGYKTEKYGDFGWFAARTDDVLNFVPARITAGMMALITASPRSFVFILKYGSLHSSPNAGYPEAAMAGILNCRFGGPHIYHGELITKPFIGHSDRKIRDIDIM